DNA sequence from the Candidatus Zixiibacteriota bacterium genome:
GCTGCCGGGGGATCTGACGAGCGTGATTGATGTTCTGCGCGCAGAATAGTAGCGACTGTGTTGAGATCAAGTCAATTTTGGTTCCCAGTATTGGTTTTTGGCGAGCATGGCGTTGAGGATGGTGATGAGCTTGCGCATGCAGGCCACGTTAGCGGTCATCTTTGATTTGCCGGACGCCAGAAGGCGCTGGTA
Encoded proteins:
- a CDS encoding IS110 family transposase; the encoded protein is YQRLLASGKSKMTANVACMRKLITILNAMLAKNQYWEPKLT